The Euphorbia lathyris chromosome 8, ddEupLath1.1, whole genome shotgun sequence genome has a window encoding:
- the LOC136203555 gene encoding glycerophosphocholine acyltransferase 1: MSVEEVVSNGDSFEKVKQRLKDRSMKVAQTKEILSKQAIQTKEILSKQAVKIAKQAEEHESFLSKVTHFLGVLGFGGFCFILGARPQDMPYVYCFFYVFFVPLRWIYYRFKKWHYYLLDFCYYANTIFLVHLLLYPKDEKLFMVCFSFAEGPLAWAIIVWRCSLVFSSADKLVSVLIHLLPGIVFFTIRWWNPATFEAMHPEGTLRRASWPYVVEDKHFLLTWLFLVPLVAYTLWQALYFLIVYVLRRQRLLRDPEVMTSYRELSKKAQKANNVWWRLSGLLGDQNRLLMYTLLQGIFTVATMALTVPIFLSYELHVVFQLLKISAAVWNGGSFLLDVMPRQVILKQKKKSEKQPAPFQPDPSGNATEKIINSTDSE; the protein is encoded by the exons ATGTCTGTCGAGGAAGTAGTTTCTAATGGAGATTCATTTGAAAAAGTGAAGCAGAGGCTCAAGGACCGATCTATG AAAGTGGCTCAAACCAAAGAAATATTATCAAAACAAGCGATTCAGACGAAGGAGATCTTATCTAAGCAGGCTGTCAAGATAGCCAAACAAGCCGAGGAACATGAAAGCTTTCTTAGTAAG GTCACTCATTTTCTTGGTGTTCTTGGGTTTGGGGGATTTTGTTTCATCCTTGGAGCAA GGCCACAAGATATGCCTTATGTTTACTGCTTCTTTTATGTCTTTTTTGTCCCCCTTCGGTGGATATACTATCGGTTTAAAAAATGGCATTACTATCTTTTG GATTTCTGCTATTATGCCAACACAATCTTCTTGGTTCACCTCCTTCTATATCCAAAGGATGAGAAGTTATTCATGGTCTGCTTTTCGTTTGCTGAA GGGCCATTAGCATGGGCAATAATTGTTTGGCGGTGTAGCTTGGTTTTTAGTTCTGCTGATAAACTTGTCAGTGTCCTTATACATCTTTTACCAG GTATAGTTTTCTTCACAATACGTTGGTGGAATCCAGCAACCTTCGAGGCCATGCACCCTGAAGGAACCTTGCGCAGGGCATCATGGCCATATGTAGTAGAAGATAAACACTTCCTGTTGACTTGGTTGTTCCTGGTGCCCTTAGTTGCTTATACTCTATGGCAAGCACTCTATTTTCTCATTGTCTATGTCCTACGTAGGCAGAGGCTGTTAAGAGATCCCGAGGTCATGACTTCTTACAG AGAGCTCTCGAAAAAGGCACAGAAGGCAAACAACGTGTGGTGGCGTTTGAGTGGCTTACTCGGTGACCAGAACCGACTGCTCATGTATACTCTGCTGCAAGGGATATTTACTGTGGCAACCATGGCTTTGACAGTTCCGATTTTCTTGTCTTATGAACTTCATGTTGTTTTCCAACTACTCAAAATCTCAGCAGCCGTATGGAATGGAGGAAGCTTTCTATTGGATGTAATGCCAAGGCAGGTGATCCTCAAACagaagaagaaatcagagaAGCAGCCAGCACCGTTTCAGCCAGACCCGTCAGGCAATGCAAcggaaaaaataataaacagcACGGATTCTGAATGA